In Cryptomeria japonica chromosome 10, Sugi_1.0, whole genome shotgun sequence, a genomic segment contains:
- the LOC131041784 gene encoding 7-deoxyloganetin glucosyltransferase, whose protein sequence is MDGVRGHALLLPFPAQGHINPLMQLAKILIANHFVVTFVNTDFIEKRLNNKSSEYMSFQSFPDGLPPEHGRTLKLPELCESLQKHGPFHVENIVEKIMQSLRVPPLTIIVADGVFSFTQQIADKFGVPRVAFWTTSACGFSAYYYMPLLIEQGYIPLKDDSGSCKNDVISCIPEMEALRVKDLPSFLTVTDAEDYMFQYLLREAQNTHQASLVLLNTFQELEGPVLRDLNAKFGNKVLSIGPLLLSSACYGDLIADTKSSIWNEETSCLEWLDKQQESSVIYVCFGSIAVLSDEELVEFAWGLEASNQTFLWVIRPDLVRGSSAVLPGEFLERTKERGFFVAWAPQIKVLSHPSVGGFLTHSGWNSTIESISYGVPMISSPFFAEQPTNRRFVDDVWKVGYEMRENVLREEVEALVRKLMNLGEEQGREMRFRLKILKERAVASVKVGGASYKNMQDFLRQMQMKMKIGN, encoded by the exons ATGGATGGTGTCAGAGGCCATGCGCTCTTACTTCCTTTTCCTGCACAAGGCCACATAAATCCTCTAATGCAATTAGCCAAGATTCTCATTGCTAACCATTTTGTGGTAACGTTTGTTAACACAGATTTTATAGAGAAGCGCTTGAATAATAAGTCTAGTGAGTACATGAGCTTCCAGAGCTTCCCAGATGGTCTTCCGCCCGAACATGGCCGCACTTTGAAATTGCCCGAACTTTGTGAGTCCCTGCAGAAGCACGGCCCGTTTCATGTCGAGAATATTGTTGAAAAGATTATGCAATCACTCCGTGTGCCTCCGCTCACAATTATCGTTGCAGACGGAGTATTCTCTTTTACTCAGCAGATCGCCGACAAATTTGGCGTACCCAGAGTTGCCTTTTGGACAACTAGTGCCTGCGGTTTCTCTGCCTATTATTATATGCCCCTTCTCATTGAACAAGGCTATATCCCGCTAAAAG ATGATAGTGGTAGCTGCAAGAACGATGTCATCAGTTGTATTCCTGAAATGGAAGCTCTGCGTGTGAAAGATCTGCCCAGCTTTCTCACAGTAACCGATGCTGAGGATTATATGTTTCAGTACCTGCTGAGGGAGGCGCAAAACACTCACCAGGCTTCCTTGGTTTTGCTCAACACTTTTCAAGAGTTAGAAGGACCCGTGTTGAGAGATCTGAATGCTAAATTCGGTAATAAAGTGCTCTCCATTGGTCCACTTTTGCTCAGCTCCGCATGCTACGGGGATTTGATTGCCGACACAAAAAGTAGCATATGGAATGAAGAAACGTCGTGTCTGGAGTGGCTGGACAAGCAACAAGAATCATCGGTGATATATGTGTGCTTCGGAAGCATCGCTGTGTTGTCAGACGAGGAACTTGTGGAATTTGCGTGGGGATTGGAGGCAAGCAATCAGACGTTCTTGTGGGTTATCCGCCCTGATCTTGTCCGAGGCAGCTCTGCCGTTCTGCCCGGTGAGTTTTTGGAGAGAACGAAGGAGAGAGGCTTTTTCGTTGCCTGGGCACCGCAAATTAAGGTTCTGTCTCATCCCTCTGTGGGAGGATTTCTTACTCACAGTGGGTGGAACTCCACCATTGAAAGCATAAGCTACGGGGTGCCCATGATAAGCAGTCCTTTCTTTGCAGAGCAACCGACAAACAGGAGATTTGTAGATGATGTTTGGAAGGTGGGTTATGAGATGAGGGAGAACGTTTTAAGAGAAGAGGTGGAAGCGTTGGTGAGGAAGTTGATGAATTTGGGGGAGGAGCAGGGTAGAGAGATGAGATTTAGACTGAAAATTCTTAAAGAGAGGGCTGTTGCTTCAGTTAAAGTCGGGGGAGCTTCTTACAAGAATATGCAGGATTTTTTAAGGCAGATGCAGATGAAGATGAAGATAGGCAACTGA